One genomic region from Vannielia litorea encodes:
- a CDS encoding thioredoxin family protein — protein MPQPPAADLGTTAPDFTLPGTDGKAWSLADVAGEKGMLLIFMCNHCPYVKGIIDRLIVDAQTLQTAGIGVAAICANDSTSHPADSLENMKAWAEEKAFPFPYLHDESQEVARAYDAVCTPDFFGYNAAGELQYRGRLDAFGKNDAPADAPRELVEAMMQVAATGRGPDEQVPSMGCSIKWKAA, from the coding sequence ATGCCCCAGCCCCCCGCCGCCGATCTTGGCACGACCGCCCCCGACTTCACCCTGCCCGGCACCGATGGAAAGGCCTGGAGCCTTGCGGATGTGGCGGGCGAAAAGGGCATGCTGCTGATCTTCATGTGCAACCACTGCCCATACGTGAAGGGCATCATCGACAGGCTGATCGTGGATGCGCAGACCTTGCAGACCGCGGGCATCGGCGTGGCCGCGATCTGCGCTAATGACTCGACGAGCCACCCGGCCGACAGCCTCGAGAACATGAAGGCTTGGGCCGAGGAAAAGGCCTTTCCCTTCCCCTATCTCCACGACGAGAGCCAGGAGGTGGCCCGCGCCTATGATGCCGTCTGCACGCCCGATTTCTTCGGCTACAACGCAGCCGGCGAGCTGCAATATCGCGGGCGGCTCGACGCATTCGGCAAGAACGACGCACCCGCCGATGCGCCGCGCGAGTTGGTCGAGGCAATGATGCAGGTCGCCGCCACCGGGCGCGGCCCGGACGAGCAGGTGCCCTCGATGGGTTGCTCGATCAAATGGAAGGCCGCCTGA
- a CDS encoding Lrp/AsnC family transcriptional regulator, translated as MQKLGRNAAIELDSLDEAIIRELSVDARLTMTELARRVGLSKTPVLARVRRLEEAGLITGYHATLSWPKLGLGCVTFVQVRLTDTREKALKAFNTAVAALPEVEECHMIASGFDYLLKVRTRDVASYREVMGEKLSELPHVASTSSFVALEVVKDG; from the coding sequence ATGCAAAAACTAGGACGGAATGCCGCCATAGAGCTTGATTCGTTGGACGAAGCCATCATCCGCGAGCTCAGCGTCGATGCCCGGCTGACGATGACGGAACTCGCGCGCCGCGTCGGTCTATCAAAAACCCCGGTGCTGGCGCGGGTTCGCAGGCTGGAGGAGGCCGGGCTGATCACCGGCTACCACGCCACTCTGAGCTGGCCCAAGCTTGGGCTCGGCTGCGTCACCTTCGTGCAGGTCCGGCTGACCGATACCCGAGAGAAGGCGCTGAAGGCCTTCAACACCGCCGTCGCAGCGCTGCCCGAGGTGGAAGAGTGCCACATGATCGCCTCGGGCTTCGATTACCTGCTGAAGGTCCGCACCCGTGACGTGGCCAGCTACCGCGAGGTGATGGGCGAAAAGCTCTCGGAGCTGCCCCATGTCGCCTCCACCTCCTCCTTCGTGGCCCTCGAAGTGGTGAAAGACGGCTGA